One Kaistella polysaccharea DNA segment encodes these proteins:
- a CDS encoding polyprenyl synthetase family protein, with protein sequence MQFLDEYQDMVAKGIEKYIFKDKPEELYAPMNYIISHGGKRLRPMMVLMACEMFDGDLKKALKPALAIEFFHNFTLIHDDIMDEAPLRRGKPTIHTLHGINVGILSGDALMFKAIKFFENLEPELYKACMRVYIHTGLLLCEGQQYDINFETQEEVTFNDYIRMITYKTGILSASSFEIGALIAGADFKDAKAIFNFGKHVGIAFQIMDDYLDVFGNQEQIGKKHAGDIYENKKTVLYLLAKEHATEEERKELEFWYSKKTDNVDKVYSVEKIFRRTKVDEKALHLIQEHNEMAQKYLNKISVTDAKKKPFIELANYLLRRES encoded by the coding sequence ATGCAGTTTTTAGATGAATATCAGGATATGGTTGCAAAGGGAATCGAGAAATATATTTTCAAAGATAAACCTGAGGAACTTTACGCGCCCATGAATTATATCATTTCGCACGGTGGTAAAAGACTACGTCCGATGATGGTTTTAATGGCGTGTGAAATGTTTGACGGTGATTTGAAAAAAGCCCTAAAACCTGCGTTGGCTATTGAGTTCTTCCATAATTTCACCTTAATTCATGATGATATTATGGATGAGGCACCGCTTCGCCGTGGGAAACCAACTATTCACACTTTACATGGCATCAATGTCGGAATTCTTTCCGGCGATGCTTTAATGTTTAAAGCCATTAAATTTTTCGAAAATTTAGAACCCGAATTGTACAAGGCTTGTATGCGTGTTTACATTCACACCGGATTATTGCTTTGCGAAGGTCAACAATATGATATCAATTTCGAAACACAGGAAGAAGTAACTTTTAACGATTATATCAGAATGATCACCTATAAAACGGGAATTCTGAGTGCATCTTCTTTTGAAATCGGAGCACTAATTGCCGGAGCAGATTTCAAAGATGCGAAAGCCATATTTAATTTCGGAAAACATGTCGGAATTGCCTTCCAGATTATGGATGATTATTTAGATGTTTTTGGGAATCAAGAGCAAATCGGTAAAAAACATGCGGGAGATATTTATGAAAATAAAAAGACCGTTTTATATCTTTTAGCGAAGGAGCACGCAACTGAAGAAGAAAGAAAAGAACTCGAATTCTGGTACTCCAAGAAAACCGATAATGTGGATAAAGTCTACAGTGTAGAAAAGATTTTCCGTCGTACGAAAGTTGATGAAAAAGCATTGCATCTTATTCAGGAACACAATGAAATGGCTCAAAAATATCTCAACAAAATCAGCGTGACCGATGCCAAGAAAAAACCATTTATCGAATTGGCGAATTATTTATTACGTAGAGAAAGCTAA
- a CDS encoding GSCFA domain-containing protein, with the protein MKFRTEVEIPNSVHKIEIEDYLFSMGSCFSTEMSDLLQTGQMQTLNNPFDTLFNPFSINTAVKRLHNAQFYEEVDLISFNEEVISLDHHSSFNSRFLHQTLEKINSQIELGNQFLQNSNWIVITYGTSFIYEFLPKKKLVANCHKIPGKYFEKRLLTHLELTDSIYETIVNLKDIAKPNVQILFTVSPVRHTKDGFAENNLSKSKLITALHEILPQFENCHYLPVYEILMDDLRDYRFYKEDLIHPSNQAIMYIWEKFGNAYFSDETMDFIEENLKIAKSLDHKTADEKNPKYQEFLEKLKARISVQQAKVKHKIF; encoded by the coding sequence ATGAAATTCCGGACCGAAGTAGAAATTCCAAATTCCGTACATAAAATAGAAATTGAAGATTATTTATTTTCGATGGGTTCCTGTTTCTCAACGGAAATGAGCGACTTGTTGCAGACCGGTCAAATGCAAACTTTAAACAATCCTTTCGACACGCTTTTTAACCCTTTCTCCATTAATACTGCCGTAAAACGATTGCATAACGCCCAGTTTTACGAAGAAGTAGATTTAATTAGTTTTAATGAAGAAGTGATTTCTTTGGATCATCATTCATCATTTAATTCACGATTTCTGCATCAGACATTAGAAAAAATTAATTCCCAAATCGAACTGGGAAATCAGTTTTTGCAGAATTCGAATTGGATTGTCATCACCTACGGAACTTCCTTTATTTATGAATTTCTTCCGAAAAAAAAGCTCGTAGCAAACTGTCATAAAATTCCCGGTAAATATTTTGAAAAAAGATTGTTAACGCATTTAGAATTAACGGATTCTATTTATGAAACAATCGTTAATTTAAAAGATATTGCAAAACCGAACGTTCAGATTTTGTTTACCGTTTCTCCCGTTCGACATACGAAAGATGGTTTCGCAGAAAATAATTTGAGTAAATCGAAGTTAATTACGGCACTGCATGAAATTTTACCTCAGTTCGAAAACTGCCATTATTTGCCTGTTTATGAAATTTTAATGGATGATCTGCGGGACTATCGATTTTACAAAGAAGATTTAATTCACCCCAGTAACCAGGCGATTATGTATATCTGGGAAAAGTTTGGAAACGCTTATTTTTCAGATGAAACCATGGATTTCATCGAGGAGAATTTAAAAATAGCAAAATCTCTGGATCATAAAACCGCAGATGAGAAGAACCCAAAATATCAGGAATTTTTAGAGAAATTGAAAGCAAGAATCTCAGTTCAGCAAGCAAAAGTGAAGCATAAAATATTTTAA